The Paenibacillus uliginis N3/975 genome has a window encoding:
- a CDS encoding beta-N-acetylhexosaminidase, which translates to MKLRFEGDVTDIMPGVQLLLHELGVDLQEDGIPVHIGSSEGDLEVGREQDHAYIRYGRKHQFFRGFGLLIQHSRKSHTFHIREKQQFDQIGPMFDLSRNAVLTVDSFKFMLNKMALMGMNTVMLYMEDTYEIEGDPYFGYMRGRYTQEELKEIDDYADQFGIEAFPSIQTLAHLEEFLKWEPIKHYRDTKGALLVGSEQTDSLIERMIEAASAPFRSKKIHIGMDEAEELGRGKYLDLNGYESRFNIMVAHLDKVLEAVRKRGLKPMMWSDMFLKLASGNGDEYYDKETSIPEEMARRIPKDVDMVYWDYVHMEPEDYEKVIANHRPLGCNLVFAGAVWIFNTFGVNYGLSLNASDVALQVCKQEGIREVYATMWGDDGNEGNPFAALLGLQLYAEHAYSEQKPTQAQLAERVKFCTGIEMDTFLQLKDLDEIPGQEPNNAKQSNPSKFLLYQDVLLGLFDKQIEGLNLADHYAELEQRIREKRDNDAELDYLFEMPEKLSAVLKRKSEIGILLKQAYDAKDTDSLRHIGTNVLPAISKAVQELRAAHRTQWLRMFKPFGWEVIDIRYGGVINRLDTASVRILDYVKGRITSIEELEQERLVYSTTNRFNHKGVGWCSHYYRMASPNVFYHVLNPF; encoded by the coding sequence ATGAAGTTACGTTTTGAGGGCGATGTTACGGATATCATGCCCGGTGTACAATTACTGTTGCACGAGCTTGGTGTTGACTTACAGGAGGATGGAATACCCGTTCACATAGGATCGTCGGAAGGTGATCTGGAAGTCGGTCGCGAGCAGGACCACGCTTACATTCGTTACGGAAGGAAGCACCAATTTTTCCGAGGGTTTGGTTTACTCATTCAACATAGTCGCAAGAGCCATACCTTTCATATTCGGGAAAAGCAGCAGTTTGACCAGATTGGACCCATGTTCGATCTATCCCGCAACGCGGTACTCACGGTGGACAGCTTTAAATTCATGCTGAATAAAATGGCTTTAATGGGAATGAACACCGTTATGTTGTATATGGAAGATACATACGAAATCGAAGGGGATCCCTATTTCGGATACATGCGAGGTCGTTACACGCAAGAAGAGCTAAAAGAAATTGACGATTACGCCGACCAATTCGGCATTGAGGCTTTTCCAAGCATCCAAACCCTCGCGCATCTGGAGGAATTCCTGAAATGGGAGCCGATCAAGCATTACCGTGATACGAAAGGCGCCCTGCTAGTCGGAAGCGAACAGACGGATTCTCTGATTGAGCGGATGATCGAGGCAGCAAGTGCACCGTTCCGCAGCAAGAAGATTCATATCGGAATGGACGAAGCGGAGGAGCTCGGGCGGGGTAAATATTTGGACCTTAACGGATACGAGAGCCGTTTTAATATTATGGTTGCGCATTTAGATAAGGTATTGGAAGCCGTTCGCAAGCGTGGTCTGAAACCGATGATGTGGAGCGATATGTTCTTGAAGCTCGCATCTGGAAACGGTGACGAATATTACGATAAAGAAACCTCCATTCCTGAGGAAATGGCTCGCCGTATCCCCAAAGACGTTGATATGGTGTATTGGGACTACGTCCATATGGAGCCAGAGGATTACGAGAAGGTGATTGCCAATCACCGGCCGCTCGGCTGCAACCTGGTATTCGCGGGAGCGGTGTGGATTTTCAACACGTTCGGCGTGAACTACGGACTATCCTTGAACGCTTCGGATGTCGCATTGCAAGTATGCAAGCAGGAAGGCATCCGCGAGGTGTACGCGACCATGTGGGGAGACGACGGCAATGAGGGAAATCCGTTCGCTGCGCTGCTTGGTTTGCAGCTCTATGCCGAACACGCTTACTCGGAACAAAAACCAACGCAAGCTCAGCTAGCGGAGCGAGTTAAATTCTGTACGGGAATTGAGATGGATACATTCCTGCAGCTGAAGGATCTGGACGAAATCCCTGGGCAGGAGCCAAACAACGCCAAACAAAGCAACCCTTCGAAATTTTTGCTGTACCAAGATGTGCTTCTTGGGTTGTTCGACAAGCAAATTGAAGGTCTGAATCTGGCGGACCACTATGCCGAGTTAGAGCAAAGAATACGTGAAAAACGCGACAACGACGCAGAGCTTGATTATCTGTTTGAAATGCCGGAGAAGCTAAGCGCCGTGTTGAAACGCAAAAGCGAGATCGGTATCTTATTAAAGCAAGCTTATGACGCCAAGGATACCGATTCACTGAGACACATAGGAACGAACGTACTGCCCGCCATTTCGAAAGCGGTTCAAGAACTACGTGCCGCACACCGAACGCAGTGGCTTCGGATGTTCAAACCCTTCGGCTGGGAAGTGATCGACATTCGCTATGGCGGTGTCATCAACCGTTTGGATACCGCATCAGTCAGAATTCTTGACTATGTAAAGGGACGAATTACGAGCATTGAAGAACTGGAGCAGGAACGATTAGTGTACAGCACAACCAACCGCTTCAACCATAAAGGTGTCGGCTGGTGCAGTCATTATTACCGTATGGCCTCGCCAAACGTGTTTTATCATGTTCTGAATCCTTTTTAA